A portion of the Leptospira kanakyensis genome contains these proteins:
- a CDS encoding AAA family ATPase gives MKIRKIKFENNHILGSILFDFTDNQDKTVDTIIIAGENGVGKSYLLNSIFKFSSLQPEQITRNEKRNFEIELSDNEIDILKKNENYKHLFINSLKDNILSINIDYSITGNWNQISITGKTIDNSLIKPDSWLFNDRDIKKILKMIFSNAEINFSPKAIQTVTSKNIDSNDFNSEKSTLNLATDITQLLIDVQSLDALEFTEWARKNNGMPIDLGKIDIRIKRFTSAFEFMFPNKKFKGIKNENNYKKVIFEEAGKEMDIDNLSSGEKQIVFRGSFLLKDKKSSKGAIILIDEPELSLHPNWQLKILSFFKRLFTNDTGEQTSQLFIATHSPFIIHNSNRNADKVIILQKNNYSETIISPEPKFYSWSPEKIIQRAFNISPILNKDKTLIFVEGETDEKYFQKCIEIFNHQEKNIEFKWIGRINEKGNAENTGDSALNQARTFFLANMNLIPTKIILLYDSDTNKQEETFGNLSICKMVINSQNNHFKIGVENLLTLSTDFNYNLFYKQKTKKDNYGAESIFKELDKQKLCLSICEQTTVELQKIILTKVNSEIERLHSEMQNK, from the coding sequence CAATCAGGATAAAACAGTAGATACTATAATTATTGCCGGCGAAAATGGAGTCGGCAAATCATACTTACTGAATTCAATTTTTAAATTTTCAAGTCTACAGCCTGAACAAATTACAAGAAATGAAAAAAGAAACTTTGAAATTGAATTATCAGACAATGAAATAGATATTTTAAAAAAAAACGAAAATTATAAACATTTATTTATTAATTCATTAAAAGATAATATTTTATCAATAAACATTGATTATTCGATAACTGGCAACTGGAATCAAATTTCCATAACTGGTAAAACGATCGATAATTCCTTAATAAAGCCAGACTCATGGTTATTTAATGACCGAGATATTAAAAAAATCCTAAAAATGATTTTTTCTAACGCTGAAATCAACTTTTCTCCGAAAGCAATACAAACTGTTACTTCAAAGAATATTGATAGTAATGATTTCAATAGTGAAAAATCAACGCTAAACCTCGCAACTGATATAACACAGTTACTAATTGATGTTCAGAGTCTAGACGCATTAGAGTTTACAGAATGGGCAAGGAAAAATAATGGAATGCCGATTGATTTAGGCAAGATAGACATTCGAATTAAAAGATTTACTTCCGCTTTTGAATTTATGTTTCCTAATAAAAAATTCAAAGGAATAAAAAACGAAAATAATTATAAAAAGGTCATATTTGAAGAAGCCGGGAAAGAAATGGATATTGATAATCTCAGTTCTGGAGAAAAACAAATAGTATTTCGAGGGAGTTTTTTACTCAAAGATAAAAAAAGTTCAAAAGGTGCTATCATCTTGATAGACGAGCCAGAATTAAGCCTACACCCAAATTGGCAGTTAAAAATTCTCAGTTTTTTTAAGAGGCTATTTACAAATGATACTGGAGAACAAACTTCACAGTTATTTATAGCTACTCATTCGCCATTTATAATTCATAATTCGAATAGAAATGCTGACAAAGTGATCATTCTACAAAAGAATAACTACTCTGAAACAATTATTTCACCTGAACCAAAATTCTACTCATGGTCTCCCGAGAAGATAATTCAAAGAGCTTTTAACATTTCTCCAATACTAAATAAAGACAAAACTTTAATTTTTGTCGAAGGAGAAACAGACGAAAAGTATTTCCAAAAGTGTATTGAAATTTTCAATCATCAAGAAAAGAATATTGAGTTTAAATGGATAGGACGTATTAACGAAAAAGGCAACGCAGAAAATACTGGAGATAGTGCATTAAATCAAGCACGAACATTCTTTTTAGCAAATATGAATCTAATTCCAACTAAGATCATACTTCTTTATGATAGTGATACCAATAAACAAGAGGAAACATTTGGCAATCTGTCAATTTGCAAGATGGTTATTAATTCACAAAACAACCATTTTAAAATCGGCGTAGAGAATTTACTTACCCTTTCGACAGACTTTAATTATAATTTGTTTTACAAACAAAAAACGAAAAAAGACAACTATGGCGCTGAAAGTATTTTTAAAGAACTTGATAAACAAAAGCTCTGTTTATCAATATGCGAACAAACAACAGTAGAACTTCAAAAAATTATTCTGACAAAAGTTAATAGTGAAATTGAACGCTTACATTCAGAAATGCAAAATAAGTAA
- a CDS encoding ABC-three component system middle component 6, producing MLINKETNPERDLYFLGAKVIQAVSGKKGDEFSFLDILQIVNEEIVISPNLLALTLNWLYILGTIELTENGNIKKCF from the coding sequence ATGCTAATTAATAAAGAAACAAATCCAGAGAGAGATTTGTATTTTCTTGGTGCAAAAGTAATCCAAGCCGTCTCCGGAAAGAAGGGGGATGAATTTAGTTTTTTAGATATTTTGCAAATTGTGAATGAAGAAATAGTCATTTCTCCTAATCTGCTTGCTCTGACCTTAAACTGGCTTTATATACTAGGAACGATTGAACTTACTGAGAATGGAAATATAAAGAAATGTTTTTAA
- a CDS encoding ABC-three component system protein, translating into MGQGPRDYSDKTLKRLFALSGNECAFPGCSKRMVNEKNAKESNICHIEAANKGGQRYNTYMTDENRADYENLILLCVQHHEETNDIDIYTVEKLKEMKRNHESNFLNQRLKANPSMLNNTISAFSKVNIDKYPETQVLNIMDPGEKIRFNELKKNSSIIHEYKVFQGKLNTLYEELEKEGSIRKQRLLERVKFVYEKIKGDFILDSKDPIKIIKANSDKIFDQVYDELYKKMEDSQFFEEDIVLGLRLILVDAFIRCKILEEPTQNAN; encoded by the coding sequence ATGGGACAAGGCCCAAGAGATTATTCTGATAAAACTTTGAAAAGACTATTTGCATTATCTGGAAATGAATGTGCATTTCCAGGATGTTCAAAACGTATGGTTAATGAAAAAAATGCTAAAGAATCAAATATTTGTCATATTGAGGCCGCCAATAAAGGAGGTCAGAGATACAATACATATATGACCGATGAAAATAGAGCAGATTATGAAAATTTAATTCTTCTTTGTGTCCAACATCATGAAGAAACTAATGATATCGATATTTACACGGTTGAAAAATTAAAAGAAATGAAGAGGAACCACGAAAGTAATTTTTTGAATCAGCGATTAAAGGCAAATCCATCTATGCTAAATAATACGATCAGTGCATTTTCAAAAGTAAATATTGATAAATATCCAGAAACTCAGGTATTGAACATTATGGATCCTGGAGAAAAAATCCGTTTCAATGAGCTAAAAAAGAACTCTTCGATTATTCATGAATACAAAGTTTTTCAGGGCAAATTAAATACTTTATATGAAGAATTGGAAAAAGAAGGTTCAATAAGAAAACAACGATTACTGGAAAGGGTAAAATTCGTCTATGAAAAGATTAAAGGAGATTTTATTCTTGATTCTAAAGACCCAATAAAGATTATAAAAGCTAATTCAGATAAAATTTTTGATCAAGTTTACGATGAACTTTATAAGAAAATGGAAGACTCTCAATTCTTTGAAGAAGATATTGTTCTTGGCCTTAGACTGATTTTGGTAGATGCATTCATTCGTTGCAAGATTTTAGAGGAACCGACTCAAAATGCTAATTAA